In one Alnus glutinosa chromosome 12, dhAlnGlut1.1, whole genome shotgun sequence genomic region, the following are encoded:
- the LOC133851138 gene encoding NADH dehydrogenase [ubiquinone] iron-sulfur protein 5-B, producing MASGWGITGNKGRCYDFWVDFSECMSRCREPKDCTLLREDYLECLHHSKEFQRRNRIYKEEQRKLRAAARKAKEGGEGIDTHHH from the exons ATGGCGTCAGGGTGGGGAATCACGGGGAACAAAGGCCGATGCTACGACTTCTGGGTGGACTTCAGCGAGTGCATGTCCCGCTGCCGCGAGCCCAAGGACTGCACTCTCCTCCGCGAGGACTACCTCGAGTGCCTCCACCACTCCAAAGAG TTCCAACGAAGAAATCGGATCTATAAGGAGGAGCAGCGTAAACTGCGAGCAGCTGCACGGAAGGCCAAAGAGGGTGGAGAGGGCATTGATACCCATCATCATTAG